A window from Streptomyces sp. NBC_00335 encodes these proteins:
- a CDS encoding DeoR/GlpR family DNA-binding transcription regulator, with product MTRKERWQTLLDLLVERGELEVEPAAEALGVSAATIRRDLDQLAEQQLLVRTRGGAVVHGVSYELPLRYRTSRRAAEKSRISETVAALIVPGEVIGLTGGTTTTEVARALAARPDLATGSPALTVVTNALNIAGELVIRPQFKIVLTGGVARPQSYELTGPLAMQVLGQLSVDTAVVGVDAFDPADGAATRHEDEAAMNRLLCERARRVVIAADSSKLGVRAFARIVATDAVDVLVTDTGLSPSVAEAFEAAGVEVIRA from the coding sequence ATGACCCGCAAGGAACGCTGGCAGACACTGCTGGACCTGCTGGTGGAGCGGGGCGAGCTGGAAGTGGAGCCCGCCGCCGAGGCCCTCGGCGTGTCCGCCGCCACGATCCGGCGCGACCTCGACCAGCTCGCCGAGCAGCAGCTACTGGTCCGCACGCGCGGTGGAGCGGTCGTGCACGGGGTCTCGTACGAACTCCCCCTGCGCTACCGCACCTCGCGCCGGGCCGCCGAGAAGAGCCGCATCAGCGAAACCGTCGCGGCGCTGATCGTCCCGGGCGAGGTGATCGGCCTGACCGGTGGCACCACGACCACCGAGGTGGCGCGTGCGCTGGCCGCCCGCCCCGACCTCGCCACCGGCTCCCCGGCCCTCACCGTGGTCACCAACGCGCTGAACATCGCGGGTGAGCTGGTCATCAGACCGCAGTTCAAGATCGTGCTCACCGGTGGCGTGGCCCGGCCCCAGTCGTACGAGCTCACGGGCCCCCTCGCCATGCAGGTGCTCGGGCAGCTCTCCGTGGACACCGCCGTCGTCGGCGTGGACGCCTTCGACCCGGCCGACGGGGCCGCCACCCGGCACGAGGACGAGGCCGCCATGAACCGGCTGCTCTGCGAGCGCGCCCGCCGCGTGGTGATCGCGGCCGACTCCAGCAAGCTGGGCGTCCGCGCCTTCGCCCGGATCGTCGCGACCGACGCCGTCGACGTGCTGGTGACGGACACCGGCTTGTCCCCCTCGGTGGCCGAGGCTTTCGAGGCGGCGGGCGTGGAAGTCATCCGCGCCTGA
- a CDS encoding LysR family transcriptional regulator produces MIDPRRLRILRAVADHRTVTAAAAALYLTPSAVSQQLAALEQETGHALLTRSGRGVRLTAAGQILLGHAHEVLAQLERAEAELAAYAGGSAGEVTVAAFATGIAEVLAPAITRLAADHPGIRLRVRDAEGDQSLLLLLDGEADLALAVEYRGAPGADDGRLSVLPLYAEPFDAVLPAGHPLGDLPEVSLADLSAADWVGQYPGNPCHDVMLLACELAGFQPRLVHSSDDFRAVVALVGAGAGVALVPRSALRGMDLKEVQVRPVSGPAPTRRVFAATRRGAEAHPLIAPVLAALTREADRLPEH; encoded by the coding sequence GTGATCGACCCCCGGAGGCTGCGCATCCTGCGGGCCGTCGCGGACCACCGTACGGTGACCGCCGCGGCCGCAGCGCTCTACCTCACCCCCTCCGCCGTCTCCCAGCAGCTCGCGGCGCTGGAGCAGGAGACCGGGCACGCCCTGCTGACCCGCAGCGGCCGGGGCGTCCGGCTCACCGCGGCCGGGCAGATCCTGCTCGGGCACGCCCACGAAGTGCTCGCACAGCTGGAGCGGGCGGAAGCGGAACTCGCCGCCTACGCCGGCGGCTCGGCGGGCGAGGTCACCGTGGCCGCCTTCGCCACCGGCATCGCCGAGGTACTGGCCCCCGCCATCACCCGGCTCGCCGCCGACCACCCCGGGATCCGGCTGCGCGTACGCGACGCGGAGGGCGACCAGAGCCTGCTGCTCCTGCTCGACGGGGAGGCGGACCTGGCGCTCGCCGTCGAGTACCGGGGAGCCCCGGGCGCCGACGACGGCCGGCTGTCCGTGCTCCCGCTCTACGCCGAGCCCTTCGACGCGGTCCTCCCGGCCGGGCACCCGCTCGGGGACCTGCCCGAGGTGTCCCTGGCCGACCTCTCCGCTGCGGACTGGGTGGGCCAGTACCCCGGAAACCCCTGCCACGACGTGATGCTCCTGGCCTGCGAACTGGCCGGCTTCCAGCCCCGGTTGGTGCACTCCTCCGACGACTTCCGGGCCGTGGTGGCCCTGGTCGGCGCCGGCGCCGGAGTGGCCCTCGTGCCGCGTTCCGCGCTGCGCGGCATGGACCTCAAGGAGGTCCAGGTCCGCCCGGTGTCCGGTCCGGCGCCCACCCGCCGCGTCTTCGCCGCCACCCGGCGCGGCGCCGAGGCGCACCCGCTGATCGCCCCGGTCCTGGCGGCCCTGACCCGTGAGGCGGACCGGCTCCCGGAACACTGA
- the tdh gene encoding L-threonine 3-dehydrogenase produces MKALVKHKAEPGLWLMDVPEPEYGPGEVLIKVLRTGICGTDLHIRSWDGWAQGAVKTPLVLGHEFVGEVAALGAGVTGIEIGALVSGEGHLVCGTCRNCLAGRRHLCRSTIGLGVGRDGAFAEYVVLPAQNVWVHRTKVDLDVAAIFDPFGNAVHTALSFPLVGEDVLITGAGPIGIMAAAVAKHAGARNVVITDVSPERLEIARKAGATLALDVSKATIADAQAQLGLREGFDIGLEMSGRGEAMRDMIDNMTHGGRIAMLGLPAQEFAVDWAKVVTSMITIKGIYGREMFETWYAMTVLLEGGLDLSPVITGRYAYGDFEAAFDEAATARSGKIILDWTQA; encoded by the coding sequence ATGAAGGCACTCGTCAAGCACAAGGCCGAGCCCGGGCTGTGGCTGATGGACGTCCCCGAGCCCGAGTACGGCCCCGGCGAGGTCCTGATCAAGGTGCTGCGCACCGGCATCTGCGGGACGGACCTGCACATCCGCTCCTGGGACGGCTGGGCGCAGGGCGCCGTCAAGACCCCCCTCGTGCTCGGCCACGAGTTCGTCGGCGAGGTGGCGGCGCTCGGCGCGGGCGTCACCGGCATCGAGATCGGCGCGCTGGTCAGCGGCGAGGGTCACCTGGTGTGCGGGACGTGCCGCAACTGCCTGGCCGGGCGCCGCCACCTGTGCCGCAGCACGATCGGGCTCGGGGTCGGACGCGACGGCGCCTTCGCCGAGTACGTCGTGCTGCCCGCGCAGAACGTGTGGGTGCACCGGACGAAGGTGGACCTCGACGTCGCTGCGATCTTCGACCCCTTCGGCAACGCCGTGCACACCGCGCTCTCCTTCCCGCTCGTCGGCGAGGACGTGCTGATCACCGGCGCGGGCCCGATCGGGATCATGGCGGCGGCCGTGGCCAAGCACGCGGGAGCCCGCAACGTGGTGATCACGGACGTCAGCCCGGAGCGTCTGGAGATCGCCCGCAAGGCCGGCGCCACCCTCGCGCTCGACGTCTCGAAGGCGACCATCGCCGACGCGCAGGCCCAGCTCGGCCTGCGCGAGGGCTTCGACATCGGCCTGGAGATGTCCGGGCGCGGCGAGGCCATGCGCGACATGATCGACAACATGACGCACGGCGGCCGGATCGCCATGCTGGGCCTGCCGGCGCAGGAGTTCGCGGTCGACTGGGCCAAGGTCGTGACCTCGATGATCACGATCAAGGGCATCTACGGCCGCGAGATGTTCGAGACCTGGTACGCGATGACCGTGCTGCTGGAGGGCGGGCTCGACCTCAGCCCCGTCATCACCGGCCGGTACGCCTACGGGGACTTCGAGGCCGCGTTCGACGAGGCGGCGACCGCCCGCAGCGGCAAGATCATCCTGGACTGGACCCAGGCGTAA
- a CDS encoding MBL fold metallo-hydrolase — protein MADDLLRLTVLGSATPYPRADNPCSGYLLEGGGARVWVDAGSGTLGPLQRHVGLGELDAIWISHLHADHTADLLTAYYGLLYADVRRPAPLPLYGPPGIADRLAGFLTNGPDRSPVEAAFEVHELYDGHRARAGSLGLTSRAVSHGMPAFALRAESGGRSLVYSGDTAPCSALTRLAEDCALLLCEADSPAHPADGEPVHHTPEDAGDTARAARAGRLVLTHVGRDLDPAEAVSRAAARYSGPVDHAAPGAVFTVGQARG, from the coding sequence ATGGCAGACGATCTTCTCCGGCTCACCGTCCTGGGCAGCGCGACGCCCTACCCCCGGGCCGACAACCCCTGCTCCGGCTACCTGCTCGAAGGCGGCGGAGCCCGGGTCTGGGTCGACGCGGGCAGCGGAACCCTGGGACCGCTGCAACGCCACGTCGGGCTCGGCGAGCTCGACGCGATATGGATCTCGCACCTGCACGCCGACCACACGGCCGATCTGCTGACCGCGTACTACGGCCTGCTGTACGCCGACGTACGGCGCCCCGCGCCGCTCCCCCTCTACGGGCCGCCCGGCATCGCCGACCGGCTGGCGGGGTTCCTCACCAACGGCCCGGACCGCAGCCCGGTCGAGGCCGCCTTCGAGGTCCACGAGCTGTACGACGGCCACCGCGCGCGGGCCGGATCGCTCGGCCTCACCAGCCGGGCGGTGTCCCACGGCATGCCCGCCTTCGCGCTGCGCGCCGAGTCGGGAGGCCGGTCCCTCGTGTACTCCGGGGACACGGCGCCCTGTTCGGCCCTGACCCGGCTCGCCGAGGACTGCGCGCTCCTGCTCTGCGAGGCCGACAGTCCGGCGCACCCGGCGGACGGGGAGCCGGTGCACCACACCCCCGAGGACGCCGGCGACACCGCCCGTGCGGCCCGCGCCGGACGGCTGGTCCTCACGCACGTCGGCCGGGACCTCGACCCGGCCGAGGCCGTCTCCCGCGCCGCCGCCCGTTACTCGGGGCCCGTGGACCACGCCGCGCCCGGCGCCGTCTTCACGGTCGGGCAGGCCCGCGGTTAG
- a CDS encoding SIS domain-containing protein: protein MSHVAYELGTQPACWERAAELAPEHRAVLPRPGERTAIVGCGTSYYMAQAAAVLREEAGQGETDAFPASEFPRHRRYDRVVALTRSGTTTEVLDLLAGLRDAGVPTTAVIGDPATPVITLADALVVLDFADEQSVVQTRFATTALTLLRAHVGLHSPSVVADARAALADPLPAELETRGQFTFLGRGWSVGLANEAALKMREAALAWAESYPAMEYRHGPISVSAPGTATWSLGDAPEGLAEQVRGTGAQWVAGRLDPLAELVRVHRLAIAVAAHQGLDPDAPRNLTRSVILTTGEEAVR, encoded by the coding sequence ATGAGCCATGTCGCGTACGAGTTGGGCACGCAGCCCGCATGCTGGGAGCGGGCCGCCGAACTGGCCCCGGAACACCGGGCGGTGCTGCCGCGGCCGGGGGAGCGTACCGCGATCGTCGGATGCGGGACCTCGTACTACATGGCCCAGGCCGCCGCCGTGTTGCGCGAGGAGGCCGGGCAGGGCGAAACCGACGCCTTCCCCGCCTCGGAGTTCCCCCGCCACCGGCGCTACGACCGGGTCGTCGCGCTCACCCGGTCCGGGACCACCACCGAGGTCCTCGACCTGCTGGCCGGACTGCGGGACGCCGGGGTACCCACCACCGCGGTCATCGGGGACCCCGCCACCCCCGTCATCACCCTCGCCGACGCGCTCGTCGTACTCGACTTCGCCGACGAGCAGTCCGTCGTCCAGACCCGCTTCGCCACCACCGCCCTCACCCTGCTGCGCGCCCACGTCGGCCTGCACAGCCCCTCCGTCGTCGCCGACGCGCGCGCGGCCCTCGCCGACCCGCTTCCCGCGGAGCTGGAGACCCGGGGCCAGTTCACCTTCCTCGGCCGCGGCTGGAGCGTCGGACTCGCCAACGAGGCCGCGCTGAAGATGCGCGAAGCCGCCCTGGCCTGGGCCGAGTCCTACCCGGCCATGGAGTACCGGCACGGCCCCATCAGCGTCTCGGCGCCCGGCACCGCCACCTGGTCGCTCGGCGACGCGCCCGAAGGGCTCGCCGAACAGGTCCGCGGGACCGGAGCCCAGTGGGTGGCCGGGCGCCTCGACCCGCTCGCCGAGCTGGTCCGCGTACACCGCCTGGCCATCGCCGTCGCCGCCCACCAGGGGCTGGACCCGGACGCGCCGCGCAACCTGACCCGGTCCGTCATCCTCACCACGGGCGAGGAGGCCGTCCGATGA
- a CDS encoding class II fructose-bisphosphate aldolase, with protein MSLVPAGRLVLEAAAQGRAVAAFNIITLEHAEAVVAGAESAGLPVVLQLSENAVKFRGGALLPISRAAVAVAEAAGVPVGLHLDHVKSSELLRQAVDAGFSSVMYDAAHLSYAENLEATRSAADWAHVNGLWIEAELGEVGGKNGAAPLDPHAPGARTDPDEARRFVADSGVDALAVAIGSSHAMTSRTAALDHVLLGRLAKTVDVPLVLHGSSGLPDAELAAAVAGGIRKVNIGTALNVAMTEAIRTHLTPADPRPYLTAAREAMTATAAAMISALN; from the coding sequence ATGAGCCTGGTTCCCGCCGGCAGGCTCGTCCTGGAGGCCGCCGCCCAGGGCCGCGCCGTCGCAGCCTTCAACATCATCACGCTGGAGCACGCCGAAGCGGTCGTCGCGGGCGCGGAATCGGCCGGACTGCCCGTGGTCCTCCAGCTCAGCGAGAACGCCGTCAAGTTCCGCGGCGGAGCACTGCTGCCGATCAGCCGCGCGGCCGTGGCCGTCGCCGAGGCCGCCGGGGTCCCGGTCGGGCTGCACCTGGACCACGTCAAGAGCTCCGAACTGCTGCGGCAGGCCGTGGACGCCGGATTCAGCTCGGTCATGTACGACGCCGCGCACCTCTCCTACGCCGAGAACCTGGAGGCCACCCGCTCCGCCGCCGACTGGGCCCACGTCAACGGGCTCTGGATCGAAGCCGAACTGGGCGAGGTCGGCGGGAAGAACGGGGCCGCGCCGCTGGACCCGCACGCACCCGGCGCCCGTACCGACCCGGACGAGGCACGGCGGTTCGTCGCCGACTCCGGGGTGGACGCGCTGGCCGTCGCCATCGGCAGCAGCCACGCCATGACCAGCCGGACCGCGGCCCTGGACCACGTGCTGCTCGGCCGCCTCGCCAAGACGGTCGACGTGCCGCTGGTGCTGCACGGCTCCTCCGGTCTGCCGGACGCGGAACTCGCCGCGGCCGTCGCCGGCGGCATCCGGAAGGTCAACATCGGCACCGCGCTCAACGTGGCGATGACCGAGGCCATCCGCACCCATCTGACCCCCGCGGATCCCCGTCCGTACTTGACCGCCGCACGGGAGGCGATGACGGCGACGGCCGCCGCTATGATCAGCGCCCTGAACTGA
- a CDS encoding alpha/beta hydrolase fold domain-containing protein produces MPSLRSRALSVALIAAGRRRRFGSAEAVRTRVAESMRRPASHLPPRSLGRVAEVSRTFVGAWPVYEVSPLGVEPAARVLYVHGGGYINELVRAHWSLIRTLVTQAQARVVVPAYILAPRGTADRTVPVAADLLSGLIASGGAGGTVLLGDSAGAGLALAAAQRLRDRNGAQPSRIVLISPWLDVSMSHPDQAAIEAGDPMLARPGLREAGRLYAGNLAADDPRVSPLHGSFTGLAPLTVFTGTRDVLTTDSRELLTRARAAGAEVEFIEEPGLPHDYPLMPLPEGRAARDRIVELVRAAAAES; encoded by the coding sequence GTGCCGAGTCTGCGCAGCAGGGCGCTTTCGGTCGCGCTGATCGCGGCGGGACGGCGAAGACGGTTCGGGAGCGCCGAGGCGGTCCGTACCCGGGTGGCGGAATCGATGCGGCGCCCGGCGTCGCACCTCCCCCCGCGTTCGCTCGGCCGCGTGGCCGAGGTCTCGCGGACCTTCGTCGGGGCCTGGCCGGTGTACGAGGTCTCGCCGCTCGGCGTGGAACCGGCCGCCAGGGTGCTGTACGTGCACGGCGGCGGGTACATCAACGAACTGGTCCGGGCGCACTGGTCGCTGATCCGGACCCTGGTCACGCAGGCGCAGGCCCGGGTGGTCGTACCGGCGTACATACTGGCCCCGCGCGGGACCGCCGACCGGACCGTCCCGGTCGCCGCCGACCTGCTCAGCGGCCTGATCGCGAGCGGGGGCGCGGGCGGCACGGTGCTCCTCGGGGATTCTGCGGGGGCCGGGCTCGCACTGGCCGCGGCGCAGCGCTTGCGCGACCGCAACGGGGCGCAGCCGTCCCGGATCGTGCTGATCTCGCCCTGGCTGGACGTGTCGATGAGCCATCCCGACCAGGCGGCCATCGAGGCGGGCGATCCGATGCTGGCCCGCCCCGGCCTGCGGGAGGCCGGGCGGCTGTACGCGGGGAACCTGGCGGCCGACGATCCCCGGGTGAGCCCGTTGCACGGGTCGTTCACGGGACTGGCCCCGCTGACGGTGTTCACGGGCACGCGGGACGTCCTGACGACCGACAGCCGCGAACTGCTGACCAGGGCGCGGGCGGCCGGCGCCGAGGTGGAGTTCATCGAGGAGCCGGGACTGCCGCACGACTACCCGCTGATGCCGCTCCCGGAGGGCAGGGCGGCCCGCGACCGGATCGTGGAGCTGGTCCGCGCGGCGGCGGCGGAGTCCTGA
- a CDS encoding glycine C-acetyltransferase, translating to MFETVRADLRTTLDEIRAAGLHKPERVIGTPQNAAVAVTSGGAPGEVLNFCANNYLGLADHPEVVIAAKEALDRWGYGMASVRFICGTQEVHKELEARLSAFLGQEDTILYSSCFDANGGVFETILGAEDAVISDALNHASIIDGIRLSKARRFRYANRDMAELETRLKEATEGGARRKLIVTDGVFSMDGYVAPLAEICDLAERYDAMVMVDDSHAVGFVGPGGRGTPELHGVMDRVDIITGTLGKALGGASGGYVAARAEIVELLRQRSRPYLFSNSLAPVIAAASLKVLDLLESADDLRERLAANTALFRTKMTEAGFEILPGDHAIAPVMIGDAAEAAKMAELLLERGVYVIGFSYPVVPMGAARIRVQLSAAHSTADVERAIAAFVDARAALAAA from the coding sequence ATGTTCGAGACCGTCCGCGCGGACCTCCGTACGACCCTCGACGAGATCCGCGCCGCGGGTCTGCACAAGCCCGAGCGCGTCATCGGTACCCCGCAGAACGCCGCCGTCGCGGTGACCTCGGGCGGCGCCCCGGGTGAGGTCCTCAACTTCTGCGCCAACAACTACCTCGGTCTCGCCGACCACCCCGAGGTGGTCATCGCGGCGAAGGAGGCCCTGGACCGCTGGGGTTACGGCATGGCCTCCGTGCGCTTCATCTGCGGTACGCAGGAGGTGCACAAGGAGCTGGAGGCGCGGCTGTCCGCGTTCCTCGGCCAGGAGGACACGATCCTCTACTCCTCCTGCTTCGACGCCAACGGCGGAGTCTTCGAGACCATCCTCGGCGCCGAGGACGCGGTGATCTCCGACGCCCTCAACCACGCCTCGATCATCGACGGCATCCGCCTCTCCAAGGCCCGCCGCTTCCGCTACGCCAACCGCGACATGGCGGAGCTGGAGACCAGGCTCAAGGAGGCCACCGAGGGCGGTGCCCGCCGCAAGCTGATCGTCACCGACGGCGTGTTCTCCATGGACGGCTACGTGGCCCCGCTCGCCGAGATCTGCGACCTCGCGGAGCGCTACGACGCCATGGTCATGGTCGACGACTCGCACGCCGTCGGCTTCGTCGGCCCCGGCGGCCGCGGCACCCCCGAACTGCACGGGGTCATGGACCGCGTGGACATCATCACCGGCACCCTCGGCAAGGCACTGGGCGGCGCCTCCGGCGGCTACGTCGCGGCGCGCGCCGAGATCGTCGAGCTGCTGCGCCAGCGCTCGCGCCCGTACCTCTTCTCCAACTCCCTCGCCCCGGTCATCGCGGCGGCCTCCCTCAAGGTCCTCGACCTGCTGGAGTCGGCCGACGACCTGCGCGAGCGGCTCGCCGCCAACACCGCGCTCTTCCGTACGAAGATGACCGAGGCCGGCTTCGAGATCCTGCCCGGTGACCACGCCATCGCCCCCGTGATGATCGGCGATGCGGCGGAGGCGGCCAAGATGGCGGAACTCCTGCTGGAGCGAGGGGTCTACGTGATCGGCTTCTCCTACCCGGTGGTGCCGATGGGCGCCGCGCGGATCCGCGTCCAGCTCTCCGCCGCGCACTCGACGGCCGACGTGGAGCGGGCGATCGCGGCGTTCGTCGACGCCCGGGCCGCCCTGGCAGCGGCCTAG
- a CDS encoding helix-turn-helix domain-containing protein translates to MSGTGGPTGSGPGMLRRLLRAFEEAAPGEGLPQIADRLGIDRAEAADLAAYWVRKGRLRREEIGGRDCGGCLAATRGCTACPGGDAPAASTRPVLVALTPVRPSRPEAPHT, encoded by the coding sequence GTGAGCGGCACCGGCGGACCCACGGGCTCCGGCCCCGGCATGCTGCGCCGCCTGCTGCGCGCCTTCGAGGAGGCGGCTCCCGGTGAGGGGCTCCCGCAGATCGCCGACCGGCTGGGCATCGACCGGGCCGAGGCGGCCGACCTCGCCGCGTACTGGGTCCGCAAGGGCCGGCTGCGCCGCGAGGAGATCGGCGGCCGCGACTGCGGGGGCTGCCTGGCCGCCACCCGCGGCTGCACGGCGTGCCCCGGCGGCGACGCGCCGGCCGCTTCCACCCGGCCGGTACTGGTCGCACTGACCCCCGTGCGCCCCTCGCGGCCTGAGGCCCCGCACACGTAG
- a CDS encoding class I SAM-dependent methyltransferase, with protein sequence MRQQYDTSTPPPAFSVADAFTLSTALDALGGVRGLDTLDMACGHGSTTRLLASGGARRTVGVDSCPERIRRARETGADLAHRVEYVVADAAAGMPALGPFDLATAVYLFNQAHDRAALHAMFRAVRANLRPGGRLLAIVPNPGAFPYADWEPYGISVVERAPGGDAPLLRARLETDPPVPFECREWAHADFAEAAADAGFATVAWQPTRTPPACETRDETYWARYRTAPVGSLMNCVA encoded by the coding sequence ATGCGACAGCAGTACGACACGTCAACGCCCCCGCCGGCCTTCTCGGTCGCCGATGCCTTCACCCTGAGCACGGCCCTGGACGCCCTCGGCGGCGTCCGGGGCCTCGACACCCTCGACATGGCCTGCGGGCACGGCAGCACCACCCGGCTGCTGGCGAGCGGCGGGGCCCGCAGGACGGTGGGCGTCGACAGCTGCCCCGAGCGGATCCGCCGGGCCCGGGAGACCGGCGCGGACCTCGCGCACCGCGTCGAGTACGTCGTCGCGGACGCGGCGGCCGGAATGCCGGCCCTGGGGCCGTTCGACCTGGCCACCGCCGTGTACCTGTTCAACCAGGCCCACGACCGGGCGGCGCTGCACGCGATGTTCCGCGCCGTCCGAGCCAACCTGCGCCCCGGCGGGCGGCTCCTCGCCATCGTGCCGAACCCGGGGGCCTTCCCCTACGCGGACTGGGAGCCGTACGGGATCAGCGTCGTCGAGCGAGCTCCCGGCGGGGACGCCCCGCTGCTGCGGGCCCGGCTGGAGACCGACCCGCCGGTCCCGTTCGAATGCCGCGAATGGGCCCACGCCGACTTCGCGGAGGCCGCCGCCGACGCCGGCTTCGCCACGGTGGCCTGGCAGCCGACCCGGACCCCGCCCGCGTGCGAGACCCGGGACGAGACCTACTGGGCCCGCTACCGCACGGCGCCCGTCGGCTCCCTGATGAACTGCGTGGCCTGA